From a single Arachnia propionica genomic region:
- the cas5e gene encoding type I-E CRISPR-associated protein Cas5/CasD produces MSKVLVLRLAGPMQAWGSSSRFTRRSTEAFPTKSGIVGLLAAAQGRRRTDPIEDLANLRMAARVDQPGELLRDFHTAHREGTSMPLSDRFYRADAVFVAFVEGPAELIEGLAEALRRPVFPLYLGRRSCPPTMPLFLQVHEGRAWEIITQLPWQAARFWQQQKKWEEHISLRVVADKGILPEDEPSSSSHSLQDVPVSFDSTRRLYGLRSVDETRVTIHNPQYEKPKESPVPRSGGHDPMAVI; encoded by the coding sequence ATGAGCAAGGTCCTCGTACTCAGGCTGGCAGGCCCCATGCAGGCATGGGGCTCCTCCAGCCGTTTCACTCGACGCTCCACGGAGGCCTTCCCAACGAAGAGCGGCATTGTGGGACTGCTCGCAGCTGCTCAGGGGAGACGCCGCACCGATCCCATTGAGGATCTCGCGAATCTGAGGATGGCGGCGCGTGTGGATCAGCCCGGTGAGCTGCTGCGTGATTTTCACACGGCACACCGTGAAGGAACCTCCATGCCCCTCTCGGATCGTTTCTACCGGGCGGATGCGGTTTTCGTGGCATTCGTCGAGGGGCCGGCAGAGCTCATCGAGGGGCTGGCCGAGGCCCTCCGACGACCGGTTTTCCCGCTCTATCTGGGAAGACGGTCCTGTCCCCCGACCATGCCCTTGTTCCTGCAGGTACACGAGGGCAGGGCGTGGGAGATCATCACTCAGCTGCCGTGGCAGGCTGCTCGTTTCTGGCAGCAGCAGAAGAAGTGGGAAGAACACATTTCCCTGCGGGTGGTGGCCGACAAAGGAATTCTTCCGGAAGATGAGCCGTCATCGTCCTCCCACAGCCTGCAGGACGTACCCGTGAGCTTTGACTCCACACGGCGCCTCTACGGGCTGCGTTCGGTCGATGAAACAAGGGTGACGATCCACAATCCGCAGTATGAAAAACCCAAGGAATCGCCGGTCCCGAGGTCCGGCGGTCACGATCCCATGGCGGTGATCTGA
- the casB gene encoding type I-E CRISPR-associated protein Cse2/CasB — MTADTVDATPTDESENVDWNGPLRSADDVKKRVRSVIRMRQKNDSAAVAARAHLRSAAGREVGDVPAIWSYTLDSGSEKELGQKPTVGERAVHTALTLWALHQGSNDAPMNSTWKHERTIGASVRRLAHADMGGRERAEEHPVYKRLCAMIAAPTFESLTVHARGLVSMLGSAEIPMDYGRFAADLYNWQKPERRAGVLRQWGRDFARTPADEEQTGSSTTTSIPEPN; from the coding sequence GTGACCGCGGATACCGTGGATGCCACCCCGACCGATGAATCCGAGAACGTGGACTGGAACGGTCCCCTGCGCTCAGCAGACGACGTCAAGAAACGAGTGCGCAGCGTGATCAGAATGCGACAGAAAAACGATTCGGCCGCGGTGGCCGCCCGCGCCCACCTGCGTTCCGCCGCCGGACGGGAGGTCGGGGACGTGCCCGCCATCTGGTCCTACACCCTCGACAGCGGGTCGGAGAAAGAACTGGGACAGAAACCAACCGTGGGGGAGCGTGCCGTGCACACCGCGCTCACGCTGTGGGCCCTGCACCAAGGATCGAACGACGCTCCCATGAACAGCACATGGAAACACGAACGCACCATCGGCGCTTCCGTTCGCAGACTGGCTCACGCCGACATGGGAGGTCGTGAGCGAGCTGAGGAGCATCCCGTCTACAAGCGATTGTGCGCCATGATCGCCGCCCCCACCTTCGAATCCTTGACCGTGCACGCGCGGGGCCTGGTCAGCATGCTCGGCAGCGCGGAAATCCCGATGGACTACGGACGTTTCGCGGCGGACCTTTACAACTGGCAGAAACCGGAGCGCCGCGCGGGCGTGTTGCGTCAGTGGGGCCGTGATTTCGCTCGGACCCCGGCCGATGAGGAACAAACCGGCTCCTCCACCACAACCTCTATCCCCGAACCCAACTAA
- the cas6e gene encoding type I-E CRISPR-associated protein Cas6/Cse3/CasE: MYLTRVYLNPYRRGCRHLVSSLQRLHAAVLTSFPPGVLHTEGGGRVLWRLDRPNDNRQASRSAGTDVSPGLCLYISSPAAPDPAGLVEQAGYETEGGVVVKKLDDFLATLEENQVWGFRITVNPTYRRTDNDGRKRLLGHVTVAQQTQWLLDRAEANGFQIPMSAEVGGDLPVLENKAGERVDGKNLLVSLVDRRVENFVRVKGEDKRPVTLKLATFQGTLKVTDPRALRSALANGIGRAKGYGAGLLTLARP, from the coding sequence ATGTATCTCACACGTGTGTACCTGAACCCATACCGTCGCGGTTGCCGGCACCTGGTGTCATCTCTTCAAAGGCTGCATGCGGCCGTTCTCACCAGCTTCCCCCCGGGAGTTCTCCACACAGAAGGTGGGGGCAGGGTGCTGTGGCGGCTGGACAGGCCAAACGACAACCGCCAGGCCAGCAGAAGCGCAGGCACGGACGTGAGTCCTGGGCTCTGTCTCTACATTTCCTCGCCGGCGGCCCCCGATCCTGCTGGTCTCGTCGAACAGGCGGGATACGAGACCGAGGGAGGGGTTGTGGTGAAGAAACTCGACGATTTCCTGGCCACGTTGGAGGAAAACCAGGTGTGGGGGTTCCGCATAACGGTGAACCCGACCTATCGCCGCACGGACAATGACGGCAGGAAACGGCTCCTGGGGCACGTCACCGTGGCTCAGCAGACGCAATGGTTGCTGGATCGTGCGGAGGCAAACGGATTCCAGATCCCGATGTCTGCTGAGGTTGGAGGGGACCTGCCGGTTCTCGAAAACAAGGCAGGAGAACGAGTGGACGGAAAGAATCTGCTGGTTTCCCTGGTGGATCGGCGTGTCGAGAACTTCGTCCGGGTGAAGGGCGAGGACAAACGTCCTGTCACCCTCAAGTTGGCGACCTTCCAGGGGACTCTCAAAGTGACCGATCCGCGGGCTTTGCGGTCGGCACTCGCCAATGGAATCGGTAGGGCCAAGGGCTACGGTGCTGGCCTGTTGACGTTGGCACGGCCATGA
- the cas1e gene encoding type I-E CRISPR-associated endonuclease Cas1e, protein MRDIPGARPPAPKDLVRIRDRLTFLYVERCTVHRDSNAITVTDARGVAHVPAAALSVLMIGPGVRVTHSAMSVLSESGATTVWVGENGVRYYAHGVPPSRSSRLLEAQAKAVSDPVLRASVARQMYLMRFQGENVGSLSIQQLRGREGARVRRLYRRSSKRTGVPWDGREYDPNNFDNSSLINQALSASNSALYGLIHAVIVALGCAPGLGFVHTGNYRSFVYDIADLYKADLSIPVAFDVALENPEVGVGTEARRRMRDAIRESRILEQAVRDIKELLSRGGASPEDDDEDLIVDDLHLWDDLLGTVAAGVSYAEW, encoded by the coding sequence ATGAGGGACATACCGGGAGCGCGGCCTCCGGCTCCGAAAGACCTGGTTCGGATCCGGGACCGCCTCACCTTCTTGTATGTGGAAAGGTGCACGGTGCATCGGGACTCCAACGCGATCACCGTGACTGACGCCAGAGGCGTGGCCCATGTTCCAGCGGCTGCGTTGTCCGTCTTGATGATCGGGCCGGGGGTACGTGTCACTCATAGTGCCATGTCTGTCTTGTCGGAGAGCGGCGCCACCACGGTGTGGGTGGGGGAGAATGGTGTGCGTTACTACGCTCACGGCGTTCCGCCGTCGAGGTCCTCCCGTTTGTTGGAGGCGCAGGCCAAGGCCGTGAGCGACCCGGTTCTGCGGGCTTCGGTGGCTAGACAGATGTATCTCATGCGATTCCAGGGCGAGAACGTTGGAAGCCTGAGTATTCAGCAGCTCCGGGGTCGTGAGGGAGCCCGGGTCAGGAGGCTGTATCGACGAAGCTCCAAACGTACCGGGGTGCCGTGGGACGGTCGCGAATACGATCCGAACAATTTCGACAATTCCTCTCTGATCAATCAAGCCTTGTCTGCATCAAATTCTGCGCTGTATGGGCTGATTCATGCAGTGATAGTTGCGCTGGGGTGCGCCCCGGGTTTGGGTTTTGTCCATACCGGTAATTACCGTTCTTTCGTGTATGACATCGCTGATCTGTACAAGGCTGATCTCTCCATACCCGTTGCCTTTGATGTCGCCTTGGAGAACCCGGAGGTGGGAGTTGGTACCGAAGCTCGGCGACGGATGCGGGATGCCATCAGGGAAAGCAGAATCTTGGAACAGGCTGTTCGCGACATCAAGGAGCTGCTGAGCAGGGGAGGTGCTTCTCCGGAGGATGATGATGAGGACTTGATCGTCGATGACCTGCATCTTTGGGATGATCTTCTGGGAACGGTTGCGGCCGGCGTCTCCTATGCCGAGTGGTGA
- the cas2e gene encoding type I-E CRISPR-associated endoribonuclease Cas2e has product MVVLVLSAVPDGLRGHVTRWLLQISPGVFVGNLSARVRERLWQIVTETMGTGRAIMVFRARNEQGMSFLTWGDPWVPVDYEGLTLMVRPGPSGDEPDDSRRQEGGRRRRGASDFEKRRRARRGFPRSDRSS; this is encoded by the coding sequence ATGGTTGTTTTGGTTCTGTCAGCTGTGCCGGATGGGTTGCGTGGTCACGTGACTCGGTGGTTGCTGCAGATCTCACCAGGTGTGTTCGTGGGTAATCTCAGCGCGCGGGTCCGGGAAAGGCTGTGGCAGATTGTTACCGAGACGATGGGAACCGGGCGGGCAATCATGGTGTTCCGCGCCAGGAACGAGCAAGGAATGTCCTTCCTGACATGGGGTGATCCATGGGTGCCAGTCGATTATGAGGGGCTAACCCTGATGGTCCGCCCAGGTCCTTCAGGCGACGAGCCAGACGACTCACGTCGCCAGGAGGGCGGTCGCCGCAGACGCGGGGCGAGTGACTTCGAGAAGCGGAGACGTGCGAGGAGGGGGTTCCCAAGATCCGACAGGTCCAGCTGA
- the cas7e gene encoding type I-E CRISPR-associated protein Cas7/Cse4/CasC — protein sequence MARFVDIHVLQTLPPSNPNRDDTGAPKSATFGGVRRMRVSSQAVKRATRQDFIDSLPEGNRGIRTKRVVEVLRDAVVQRDPALAETAAGLAEMALTEMGFKLKKPRRNKSEAMTDEQLKEAGFLVFLSAKQVDHVADAIVSVAHADDPKKAFKELKPKNLADVDHSVDIALFGRMVAEPNSLNVDAACQVAHALGVGAVESEFDYYTAVDDAKNADDEADEGAGMIGSIEFASATLYRYATINLELLKENLGSEQVAEEAVKVFIDSFVRSMPTGKITTFANRTLPDAVLVQLRDDQPINLVGAFESPIVADQKGFVEPAVKEFVGFEKELREGSGLLPEKSLVAWTVARAQGIEALGERVPLVDLGEATVTALRDAR from the coding sequence ATGGCACGTTTCGTCGACATTCACGTCCTGCAGACCCTCCCTCCGTCCAACCCGAACAGGGATGACACCGGAGCCCCGAAATCGGCCACCTTCGGCGGCGTTCGCCGCATGCGGGTCTCCTCCCAGGCCGTGAAGCGGGCCACCCGTCAGGACTTTATCGATTCCCTGCCGGAAGGAAACCGGGGAATCCGCACCAAGCGGGTCGTCGAGGTGTTGAGGGACGCTGTCGTCCAGCGTGATCCGGCATTGGCTGAGACCGCTGCAGGCTTGGCTGAGATGGCACTCACCGAGATGGGTTTCAAACTGAAGAAACCTCGTCGCAACAAATCCGAAGCGATGACCGACGAGCAGCTCAAGGAAGCCGGATTCCTGGTGTTCCTCTCCGCCAAGCAGGTCGACCACGTGGCGGACGCCATCGTCTCCGTCGCCCACGCCGACGACCCGAAGAAGGCGTTCAAGGAACTCAAACCCAAGAACCTGGCCGATGTCGATCACTCCGTCGATATTGCTCTCTTCGGGCGAATGGTGGCGGAACCCAACAGCCTCAACGTCGATGCCGCCTGCCAGGTGGCGCATGCTCTGGGAGTGGGGGCCGTCGAGTCGGAGTTCGACTACTACACCGCCGTGGATGACGCGAAGAACGCCGACGACGAGGCGGATGAGGGCGCGGGCATGATCGGTTCCATCGAGTTCGCATCGGCGACGCTTTACCGCTACGCGACCATCAACCTCGAGCTGCTCAAGGAAAACCTGGGTTCCGAACAGGTGGCTGAGGAGGCCGTGAAGGTCTTCATCGACAGTTTCGTGCGTTCCATGCCCACCGGGAAGATCACCACTTTCGCGAACCGTACGTTGCCCGACGCGGTTCTGGTGCAGCTGCGGGACGATCAGCCGATCAACCTGGTCGGCGCCTTCGAGAGTCCCATCGTGGCTGACCAGAAGGGTTTCGTCGAGCCGGCCGTGAAAGAATTCGTCGGTTTCGAGAAGGAACTGCGCGAGGGCAGCGGCCTGCTGCCCGAGAAGTCTCTCGTCGCTTGGACGGTCGCGCGCGCCCAGGGAATCGAGGCCCTCGGGGAGCGTGTCCCGCTGGTGGACCTGGGTGAGGCAACGGTCACGGCGCTTCGGGACGCTCGATGA
- a CDS encoding Rieske (2Fe-2S) protein — MERSGDGGTQRVQKSDVPVGGGALVGWYVVTQPAAGTFHAYYAACPHAGVKVSRIEGQDIVCDSHGARFSTDSGAVLKGPAKKSLTPAPFTTDGDVLVISMPKDKQ, encoded by the coding sequence ATGGAGCGCAGTGGCGACGGCGGCACCCAGCGCGTCCAGAAATCCGATGTACCCGTAGGCGGTGGAGCCCTGGTCGGCTGGTACGTGGTGACACAGCCGGCAGCAGGAACCTTCCACGCCTACTACGCGGCCTGCCCCCACGCCGGAGTGAAGGTCAGCCGCATCGAGGGGCAGGACATCGTCTGCGACAGTCACGGCGCCCGATTCAGCACAGACAGCGGAGCCGTACTCAAAGGCCCCGCGAAAAAGTCCCTCACCCCTGCCCCATTCACCACGGATGGCGACGTCCTAGTCATCAGCATGCCCAAGGACAAGCAATAA
- the casA gene encoding type I-E CRISPR-associated protein Cse1/CasA gives MTECDYNLLDEEWIPVLLTDGGVEKVGILGAFERAHDIEDLACELPTQKIAIQRVLLAICYRVVPLANKKDWKNLRSAGLPVDAIRAYLEKWRDRFYLFGGRYPFMQAPDLRTPKGAVSGLEKIVADVPDRKRQLFTTRNGRALKRITPAEAAVWVIHAQAYDPSGIHSGAVGDDGMKDGKGYSIGPAWCGQTGTVWLRGDNLKETLMLNLVVADTVCLQGPSSQSDEAACTWESEAVETAARRDYSREGNPDPNGIGIPRLLTWHSRRMRLHGDRDGVTGVLLAQGDKLGPQNMQRFEPMSLWRYSDSQSKKFKEHVYMPAKHEPGRAFWRNLPSTLPVNEKIPGFDKREQQKFQQSATLLFQTHLKTLELDFPARIRLEAVGMTYGKKEASIKDLYHDQMTLAKVLLEEEGKALAYLVTKQVDNVEEVAKAVGILGANLSRAAGESGDGAGEGAQKRAKERFFAQIDDPFRSWLASLDGNSDVENKQREWTETARRIAKQVAGELIASAPRSATTGRNTGKTYMSSGIAENFFNKELNKTLPPTNSMKGENK, from the coding sequence TTGACCGAATGTGACTACAACCTGCTGGACGAGGAGTGGATCCCCGTCCTGCTCACGGACGGTGGCGTGGAAAAGGTGGGAATCCTCGGGGCATTCGAGCGCGCCCACGACATCGAGGATCTCGCCTGCGAGCTGCCGACGCAGAAGATCGCCATCCAACGTGTGCTCTTGGCCATCTGCTACCGGGTGGTGCCGTTGGCGAATAAGAAAGACTGGAAAAACCTGCGGAGTGCGGGTTTGCCGGTGGATGCGATCCGTGCCTATCTGGAGAAGTGGCGTGACCGCTTCTACCTGTTCGGTGGAAGGTATCCGTTCATGCAGGCTCCGGATCTGCGCACGCCGAAGGGTGCGGTGTCCGGGCTGGAGAAGATCGTCGCGGACGTCCCGGACCGCAAGCGACAGCTCTTCACCACCCGTAACGGACGGGCCCTGAAACGCATCACCCCCGCGGAAGCGGCTGTCTGGGTGATCCACGCGCAGGCATACGATCCCTCCGGCATACACTCGGGCGCCGTCGGCGACGATGGGATGAAAGACGGCAAGGGATATTCCATAGGCCCTGCGTGGTGCGGGCAGACCGGCACCGTCTGGCTCCGGGGCGACAACCTCAAGGAGACTTTGATGTTGAACCTGGTCGTCGCGGATACGGTGTGCCTTCAGGGACCATCCTCACAGAGCGACGAGGCGGCCTGCACGTGGGAATCGGAGGCGGTGGAAACCGCGGCGCGGCGCGACTACAGCAGGGAAGGCAATCCGGACCCGAACGGGATCGGCATTCCTAGGCTGCTCACCTGGCATTCCCGGCGGATGCGCCTGCACGGCGACCGCGATGGCGTGACCGGGGTGCTCCTGGCCCAGGGCGACAAGCTGGGGCCGCAGAACATGCAGCGCTTCGAACCCATGAGCCTGTGGCGATACTCCGACTCACAGTCCAAGAAGTTCAAGGAACACGTCTACATGCCCGCCAAGCACGAGCCGGGACGGGCCTTCTGGCGGAACCTGCCATCCACCCTGCCGGTGAACGAGAAAATCCCCGGCTTCGACAAGCGTGAGCAGCAAAAGTTCCAGCAGTCCGCCACCCTGCTCTTCCAGACGCATTTGAAAACCTTGGAGCTGGATTTCCCGGCGCGCATCCGACTCGAGGCCGTCGGAATGACCTATGGCAAGAAGGAAGCGTCCATCAAGGATCTCTACCATGACCAGATGACCTTGGCGAAGGTTCTGTTGGAGGAGGAGGGCAAGGCACTCGCCTACTTGGTGACGAAGCAGGTTGATAACGTCGAAGAGGTTGCCAAGGCCGTCGGAATCCTGGGTGCCAACCTCTCCAGGGCGGCCGGGGAAAGCGGGGACGGCGCAGGCGAGGGCGCCCAGAAACGAGCCAAGGAGAGGTTCTTCGCGCAGATCGATGATCCGTTCCGCTCCTGGCTGGCGTCACTCGACGGGAATAGCGATGTCGAGAACAAGCAGCGGGAGTGGACTGAGACCGCCCGGAGAATAGCGAAACAGGTCGCCGGTGAGCTGATCGCATCCGCCCCCCGCTCCGCGACCACGGGGCGGAACACTGGCAAGACCTACATGAGCAGCGGAATCGCCGAGAACTTTTTCAACAAGGAGCTGAACAAAACACTGCCACCCACCAACTCCATGAAAGGAGAGAACAAGTGA
- the csb2 gene encoding type I-U CRISPR-associated protein Csb2, with product MSGSLVVQPTTVRWRLEPTAPFRVEDGILAAHGLRGRILGTKKENTDLREQGSGVEALAGHHDAFGDGPQHRHAHWLWLPTLGAGGELTGQVEDLVLWVPDGIPADTLARLAGARYLPRWSNAPKGYRSGAELHLQLMGPVDTVMREYTSVDATTWVSVTPFLTDHFPKQNKPREEFAQKLVERELGFRHPGGAPPVRVTLLADWEDQDVVRFRRYRWNESMAQRRRGMLLQLDFDDPLPKGPGDRPEPLVLGSLSHFGFGLFRPVER from the coding sequence ATGTCTGGCTCCCTTGTTGTTCAGCCCACGACCGTTCGGTGGCGGCTGGAACCCACCGCCCCCTTCCGTGTCGAGGACGGCATTCTCGCTGCCCACGGGCTTCGGGGACGCATCCTCGGCACCAAGAAGGAGAACACGGATCTGCGGGAGCAGGGCAGTGGGGTCGAGGCGCTGGCCGGACACCACGACGCTTTCGGTGACGGACCTCAGCATCGGCATGCCCACTGGCTGTGGCTGCCGACGCTGGGTGCCGGCGGTGAGCTGACGGGGCAGGTGGAGGATCTGGTGCTGTGGGTGCCCGACGGAATACCTGCCGACACGCTTGCCCGGCTGGCCGGGGCGAGGTACCTGCCCCGTTGGAGCAACGCACCCAAGGGGTATCGCTCCGGAGCTGAACTGCACCTGCAGCTGATGGGTCCCGTCGATACGGTGATGCGTGAATACACCAGCGTCGATGCCACCACGTGGGTTTCTGTGACTCCGTTCCTGACCGACCATTTCCCCAAGCAGAACAAACCGCGGGAGGAGTTCGCGCAGAAACTCGTGGAACGTGAACTTGGTTTCCGTCACCCCGGGGGCGCGCCGCCAGTGAGGGTGACGCTGCTCGCCGACTGGGAGGATCAGGACGTGGTGAGGTTCCGTCGATACCGTTGGAACGAATCGATGGCGCAGCGTCGCCGCGGAATGCTGCTGCAGCTGGACTTCGACGACCCCCTGCCGAAGGGGCCCGGGGATCGTCCGGAGCCTCTGGTGCTTGGGTCTCTTTCGCATTTCGGTTTCGGATTGTTCCGCCCGGTGGAGCGATAA
- the cas3 gene encoding CRISPR-associated helicase Cas3': MARPCPGGPAPELKDLKSPSFLDPQPDLTGAALSELTLSFWAKSGKSDPTTWLSVSQHLMDAADVAGLLFDHYLSEHHRRLLALVWDGDTSKARAALVFLAGVHDVGKISLHFCCQHTGLAEFVRELGLPVPEKRDVQNREHLPHGFASQFALVDAVAAGGGERERAAQWGVIVGVHHGRYPNPAVLGAAREEYENGDGCLGSEPRWHESRQEIIWWMARRSGFPIENCAETALPELPISVAAAYSSVVVMADWIASNEDYFPLLPQEERREPLNPAEQRQRVERGWSLAKVLPPVRAPRREETNPRDHYRHRFGWGPEMQPTRAQQRAVEIVNDEDPDLMIVEAPPGSGKTELAFAVAEGLMRKRGLQGVMIALPTQATTDAMYARSVAWLKSILKDSPQEIGIHLAHGKNDLNEGFLSLFGRRQTPMQVYDDESGGGRENGLLASRWMALRWRATLSPVVVGTIDQVLLAALKSRHVLMRHLGLMGKVVIIDEVHAADTYMEVYLETALTWLGLYRVPVVLLSATLPSDRRRGLVAAYRRGRTHGELGDDSGLDGDIGYPVITTVGEEGRTIHREVVSGGGVHTPKRIVPLDVVDENSVVDLLREKTRKGGCAVVIRNTVRAAQETYDVLAQRFGTDEVTLLHSRFLACDRVERDKRMLRLFGKDGSNRPGRHIVVATQVIEQSLDVDFDVMITDPAPMDLVLQRIGRLHRHLGRRRPAGLEEAVCHVIVTDRGASPWSYGRGSEVVYGAYPLLRFLGVLAEHPDGLVVEEPGDYAAYTQLAYSTKEVGPQSWAETVEKAREKQGVENRRSIDKAHHYFLGGSELPTWEADALVSSFAGDAATGEEGLNKEGIYAQAAVRDTEDQIPVLIVPLDPSMGNVPVIPPWLEDEDGIPVALDVGTWPSAEQVRRVRSWSISLPPWSFRDKGDSLDETIEKIVSAIWDCEITRNWEWLEHPLFRGELILPMSRVDAYSTRLETELHNRKLVYTQEKGLEVQELDRM, from the coding sequence ATGGCACGCCCGTGCCCGGGGGGTCCTGCCCCCGAACTCAAAGACCTGAAATCTCCGTCTTTTCTTGATCCGCAACCGGACCTGACCGGAGCTGCTCTCTCGGAGCTGACGCTTTCCTTCTGGGCCAAGAGCGGCAAATCGGATCCGACGACCTGGCTGTCCGTGAGTCAGCACCTGATGGATGCTGCCGATGTCGCGGGGCTGCTCTTCGACCACTACCTGTCGGAGCATCACCGTCGGCTCCTGGCGTTGGTCTGGGACGGTGACACGTCCAAGGCGCGAGCCGCACTGGTTTTCCTGGCGGGTGTTCACGACGTCGGGAAGATCTCGCTTCACTTCTGCTGCCAGCACACCGGACTCGCGGAGTTCGTCCGTGAACTCGGCCTGCCCGTCCCGGAGAAGAGGGACGTGCAAAACCGCGAGCATCTTCCGCACGGATTCGCCAGCCAGTTCGCGCTGGTGGATGCCGTGGCGGCCGGCGGCGGCGAGAGAGAGCGCGCCGCCCAGTGGGGTGTCATCGTCGGCGTCCACCATGGCCGTTACCCGAACCCGGCGGTGCTCGGGGCGGCTCGTGAGGAATATGAGAACGGGGACGGTTGCTTGGGAAGCGAACCCCGCTGGCACGAATCCAGGCAGGAGATTATCTGGTGGATGGCCCGTCGGTCTGGTTTCCCTATCGAGAACTGTGCTGAGACGGCGCTGCCCGAACTGCCGATCAGCGTGGCCGCCGCCTATTCCTCGGTGGTCGTCATGGCGGACTGGATCGCGTCGAACGAGGACTACTTCCCCCTCCTTCCCCAGGAGGAGCGCCGGGAGCCATTGAACCCGGCGGAACAGCGGCAAAGAGTGGAGCGAGGATGGTCGCTGGCGAAAGTGCTTCCCCCCGTGAGAGCCCCGAGGCGCGAGGAGACGAACCCTCGCGACCACTATCGCCACAGGTTCGGCTGGGGCCCCGAGATGCAGCCGACCAGAGCCCAGCAACGAGCGGTCGAGATCGTCAACGACGAAGACCCGGACCTCATGATCGTCGAGGCCCCTCCGGGATCGGGAAAGACCGAACTGGCCTTCGCCGTCGCCGAGGGACTGATGCGGAAACGCGGGCTGCAAGGGGTGATGATTGCCCTTCCCACGCAGGCCACCACCGATGCCATGTATGCCCGTTCCGTAGCTTGGCTGAAATCCATTCTGAAGGACAGCCCCCAAGAAATCGGTATCCATCTGGCGCACGGCAAGAACGACCTCAACGAAGGTTTCCTCTCGCTTTTCGGTAGGCGACAAACCCCCATGCAGGTGTACGACGACGAATCGGGTGGCGGCAGGGAGAACGGCCTTCTGGCCAGCAGATGGATGGCGCTTCGATGGCGCGCCACCCTGTCGCCGGTCGTCGTAGGGACGATCGATCAGGTGCTACTGGCCGCCCTGAAATCGCGACACGTCCTGATGCGTCACCTGGGGTTGATGGGCAAGGTGGTGATCATCGACGAGGTGCACGCCGCCGACACTTACATGGAGGTGTACCTGGAGACGGCACTCACCTGGCTCGGGCTGTACCGGGTACCCGTCGTGCTGCTCTCGGCCACGCTCCCGTCGGATCGCCGGCGGGGCCTCGTCGCCGCCTACCGCCGCGGACGCACCCACGGCGAACTGGGTGACGATTCCGGCCTGGACGGCGATATCGGGTACCCGGTGATCACCACAGTGGGCGAGGAGGGCCGCACCATTCACCGCGAGGTGGTCTCGGGGGGCGGTGTTCACACACCCAAACGAATCGTCCCGCTCGATGTGGTTGACGAGAACTCCGTGGTGGACCTCTTGCGGGAGAAAACAAGAAAAGGCGGCTGCGCCGTCGTCATACGCAACACGGTCAGGGCAGCCCAGGAAACCTACGATGTCCTGGCGCAGAGGTTCGGCACCGATGAGGTCACGCTGCTGCACTCGCGTTTCCTGGCCTGCGATCGGGTGGAACGCGACAAAAGGATGCTGCGCCTCTTCGGCAAGGATGGTTCCAACCGTCCCGGGCGGCACATCGTGGTCGCCACCCAGGTCATCGAACAGAGCCTGGATGTCGATTTCGACGTGATGATCACCGATCCGGCCCCCATGGACCTCGTGTTGCAACGGATAGGGCGCCTGCACAGGCACCTGGGGCGGAGAAGACCGGCTGGGTTGGAGGAGGCCGTCTGCCACGTCATCGTCACCGACCGCGGCGCCTCGCCGTGGAGTTACGGGCGTGGCAGCGAGGTCGTCTACGGGGCGTATCCGCTTCTCAGATTCCTCGGTGTCCTGGCCGAGCACCCCGACGGATTGGTGGTCGAGGAACCCGGCGACTACGCGGCCTACACGCAGCTTGCCTACTCGACGAAGGAAGTCGGTCCGCAATCGTGGGCAGAAACCGTCGAGAAGGCCCGGGAGAAACAGGGCGTCGAGAACCGCAGGTCGATCGACAAGGCACATCACTACTTCCTGGGTGGCAGCGAGCTGCCGACGTGGGAAGCAGACGCCTTGGTGTCCTCGTTCGCCGGGGACGCGGCGACAGGGGAGGAGGGTCTAAACAAGGAGGGCATTTACGCGCAGGCGGCGGTGCGGGACACGGAAGATCAGATTCCCGTGCTCATCGTGCCTTTGGATCCCTCGATGGGAAACGTCCCGGTCATTCCTCCGTGGTTGGAGGATGAGGACGGCATTCCGGTGGCCCTGGACGTCGGAACCTGGCCCAGTGCCGAGCAGGTGAGGCGGGTGCGATCCTGGAGCATCTCATTGCCGCCGTGGTCTTTTAGGGATAAGGGCGATTCTCTTGACGAGACCATCGAAAAAATTGTCAGTGCCATCTGGGATTGTGAAATCACCCGGAACTGGGAGTGGCTCGAACACCCCCTGTTCAGGGGCGAGCTGATTCTCCCGATGAGCCGTGTGGACGCGTACTCGACTCGCCTGGAGACAGAACTACACAACCGCAAACTCGTATACACCCAGGAGAAAGGGCTGGAGGTGCAGGAACTTGACCGAATGTGA